In Xyrauchen texanus isolate HMW12.3.18 chromosome 45, RBS_HiC_50CHRs, whole genome shotgun sequence, a single window of DNA contains:
- the ntf3 gene encoding neurotrophin-3: MVTFITILQVNLVMSILLYVMFLAYLYGISASSMDKQQPTQDPINALIIKLLQADISRSRQKQDEGTLDARPSTTLNTPAVTNYKEKLISPTYEPVTDISSELLRQQKRYSSPRVLLSDRPPLQPPPLYLMDDFVSSQDANGSNKTRQKRYAEHKSYRAEYSVCDSMSEWVNRSTAVDIKGQQVTILESINAGRTNLKQYFYETKCRTGKPFKGGCRGIDEKHWNSQCKTTQTHVRALTQYKSWVGWRWIRIDTSCVCALSRKHRRT, encoded by the coding sequence ATCTTACAGGTGAATCTAGTGATGTCCATCTTGCTGTACGTGATGTTCCTCGCGTACCTCTATGGTATCTCAGCCTCTTCGATGGACAAGCAGCAGCCGACACAAGATCCCATCAATGCGCTGATCATAAAGCTTCTACAGGCCGACATCAGTCGCAGCCGACAGAAACAGGATGAGGGAACCCTGGATGCACGTCCATCCACCACTTTGAACACACCTGCAGTGACCAACTACAAGGAGAAACTTATCTCACCCACTTATGAGCCAGTGACGGACATCTCCTCGGAACTGCTACGTCAACAGAAACGTTACAGCTCGCCGCGTGTGCTACTAAGCGACCGACCACCTCTGCAACCCCCGCCGCTCTACCTCATGGACGACTTTGTAAGCAGCCAGGATGCTAATGGCAGCAACAAAACGCGACAGAAACGCTACGCTGAGCACAAGAGCTACAGAGCAGAGTATTCGGTGTGCGACAGCATGAGTGAATGGGTGAATCGGAGCACGGCTGTGGATATTAAAGGACAGCAGGTCACCATTTTAGAGAGCATCAATGCGGGACGCACAAACCTCAAACAGTACTTTTACGAGACAAAATGTCGGACGGGCAAGCCCTTTAAGGGCGGCTGCCGCGGTATTGATGAAAAGCACTGGAACTCACAGTGCAAAACCACGCAGACTCATGTGCGTGCCCTCACTCAGTATAAATCGTGGGTGGGTTGGCGCTGGATACGGATAGACACATCGTGCGTGTGCGCGCTATCGCGTAAACACCGCAGGACGTAA